The Gasterosteus aculeatus chromosome 8, fGasAcu3.hap1.1, whole genome shotgun sequence genome has a window encoding:
- the slc35a3a gene encoding solute carrier family 35 member A3a has product MASPRLKYLSLGVLVFQTTSLVLTMRYSRTLQAEGPRYLASSAVVVAEMMKILACVLLVFKEHNYSVRALNSILRQEIAHKPIETLKLAIPSGIYTLQNNLLYVALSNLDAATYQVTYQLKILTTALFSVSMLGRRLGVYQWLSLLVLMAGVALVQWPSESAAAPEKDAPLPGSQLVGVAAVLVACCSSGFAGVYFEKILKESKQSVWVRNIQLGLFGLVFGLFGMLAYDGERVTESGMFQGYNAVTWAVVALQALGGLVIAAVIKYADNILKGFATSLSIILSTLISYFLLQDFDPTGVFFMGAILVIAATFLYGYEGRAAPNPSRA; this is encoded by the exons ATGGCCTCTCCCCGGCTGAAGTACCTCTCTCTGGGCGTGCTGGTGTTCCAGACCACGTCGCTGGTGCTCACCATGCGGTACTCCCGCACGCTGCAGGCCGAGGGCCCGCGGTACCTGGCCTCCTCGGCGGTGGTGGTGGCCGAGATGATGAAGATCCTCGCCTGCGTGCTGCTGGTCTTCAAGGAGCACA ATTACAGCGTGCGCGCTCTGAACAGCATTCTGCGGCAGGAGATCGCCCACAAGCCGATCGAGACGCTGAAGCTGGCGATCCCCTCTGGGATCTACACCCTGCAGAACAACCTGCTGTACGTCGCCCTGTCCAACCTGGACGCCGCCACCTACCAG GTGACGTACCAGCTGAAGATCCTGACCACGGCTCTGTTCTCGGTGTCCATGCTGGGCCGCCGGCTGGGCGTCTACCAGTGGCTCTCGTTGCTGGTTCTCATGGCCGGAGTGGCCCTCGTGCAG TGGCCCTCCGAGTCCGCGGCCGCCCCCGAGAAGGACGCCCCCCTGCCGGGCTCCCAGCTGGTGGGCGTGGCGGCGGTTCTGGTGGCGTGCTGCTCCAGCGGCTTCGCCGGCGTCTACTTCGAGAAGATCCTGAAGGAGAGCAAGCAGAGCGTCTGGGTCCGCAACATTCAGCTGG GGCTTTTCGGCCTGGTCTTCGGCCTTTTTGGGATGCTGGCATACGACGGAGAGCGGGTGACTGAATCGGGAATGTTCCAGGGGTACAACGCAGTCACCTGGGCTGTCGTGGCGCTGCAG GCGCTGGGTGGTCTGGTCATAGCGGCGGTCATCAAGTATGCAGACAACATCCTCAAGGGCTTCGCCACGTCGCTGTCTATCATCCTGTCCACGCTTATATCctacttcctgctgcaggactTCGACCCCACCGG CGTGTTCTTCATGGGGGCCATTCTGGTCATCGCGGCCACTTTCCTCTACGGCTACGAAGGCCGGGCGGCCCCCAACCCCAGCAGGGCGTAG